A stretch of Aureispira sp. CCB-E DNA encodes these proteins:
- the mnmG gene encoding tRNA uridine-5-carboxymethylaminomethyl(34) synthesis enzyme MnmG produces the protein MFPEYDVIVVGGGHAGCEAATAAANMGSKVLLATMNMETIAKMSCNPAMGGVAKGQIVREIDALGGYSGIVTDHTMIQFRMLNLSKGPAMWSPRAQSDRMRFAEKWRMMLESNPNISFWQEMVVGLVVKNGVVKGVRTSLGLEIPAKTVILTNGTFLNGIIHIGERKISAGRAGERASTGITAQLIELGFEADRMKTGTPARVDGRTINWDVMEVQHGDEPVGKFSFTDTPKLEKQRPCHITYTNKQVHEILKTGFDKSPMFTGRIQGIGPRYCPSIEDKIERFADKERHQLFVEPEGWDTCEVYVNGFSSSLPEDVQYKALQLIPGFENAKMFRPGYAIEYDFFQPTQLKVSLETRLVKNLFFAGQINGTTGYEEAAAQGLMAGINAHLKIHDQEPFVLKRSEAYIGVLIDDLINKGTKEPYRMFTSRAEHRILLRQDNADTRLTPLADQLGIDVKDRLKRVREKEAAYEKIAEFIHNTSIDPSDIDQVLAEKGSAPLRQKMKMHKILLRPNLSIKDFMKAIPKVEKFMQQFEQEFVDCAEINLKYEGYIRKEKDQVEKINRLENVRLYDIDYSTIKGLSSEAVEKLNQLQPATIGQASRISGVSPADVSILLVYVGR, from the coding sequence ATGTTTCCAGAATATGATGTAATTGTTGTAGGTGGAGGACATGCAGGCTGCGAAGCAGCAACAGCAGCTGCCAATATGGGTTCCAAGGTGTTGTTAGCAACCATGAATATGGAAACCATTGCCAAAATGTCTTGCAATCCTGCTATGGGTGGTGTTGCCAAAGGGCAAATTGTACGTGAAATTGATGCTTTAGGTGGCTATTCGGGAATTGTAACCGATCATACCATGATCCAATTTCGCATGCTAAACTTATCCAAAGGTCCTGCCATGTGGAGTCCTCGTGCTCAAAGTGACCGAATGCGTTTTGCCGAAAAATGGCGTATGATGCTAGAATCCAATCCCAATATTTCTTTTTGGCAAGAAATGGTCGTTGGTCTTGTTGTCAAAAATGGTGTTGTAAAAGGAGTGCGCACTTCTTTAGGTTTAGAAATTCCTGCCAAAACGGTTATTCTAACCAATGGAACATTTCTAAATGGTATTATCCATATTGGCGAGCGAAAAATAAGTGCTGGACGTGCTGGCGAACGAGCTTCAACAGGTATTACTGCTCAATTGATAGAGTTAGGTTTTGAGGCAGATCGCATGAAAACAGGTACTCCTGCACGTGTCGATGGACGTACCATCAACTGGGATGTGATGGAGGTACAGCATGGAGACGAACCTGTTGGCAAGTTTTCATTTACCGATACACCCAAATTAGAAAAACAACGTCCTTGCCACATTACTTACACCAACAAGCAAGTGCACGAAATCCTAAAAACAGGATTCGATAAATCTCCTATGTTTACGGGACGGATACAAGGTATTGGTCCTCGTTACTGCCCTTCTATTGAGGATAAAATTGAACGTTTTGCGGACAAAGAACGCCATCAATTATTTGTAGAGCCTGAAGGTTGGGATACTTGCGAAGTTTATGTAAATGGCTTTTCTAGCTCTTTGCCTGAAGATGTGCAATACAAAGCTTTGCAATTGATTCCTGGCTTTGAAAATGCCAAAATGTTCCGCCCTGGCTATGCTATTGAATACGACTTTTTCCAGCCCACACAACTCAAAGTTTCTTTGGAAACTCGCCTAGTGAAAAACTTATTCTTTGCAGGGCAAATTAATGGAACAACAGGTTACGAAGAAGCGGCTGCTCAAGGTCTAATGGCGGGAATCAATGCACATCTAAAAATACACGACCAAGAACCTTTTGTTTTAAAACGTTCAGAGGCTTATATTGGTGTTTTGATTGATGATTTAATCAACAAGGGAACAAAAGAACCTTACCGTATGTTCACGTCTCGTGCCGAACATCGCATTCTCTTGCGCCAAGACAATGCAGATACTCGATTGACACCGTTGGCAGATCAACTAGGTATTGATGTGAAAGATCGCCTAAAACGTGTGAGAGAAAAAGAGGCTGCTTATGAGAAAATTGCTGAATTTATTCATAATACGAGTATAGATCCATCTGATATTGATCAAGTATTGGCAGAAAAAGGCTCTGCTCCTCTGCGTCAAAAAATGAAAATGCATAAAATTCTTTTGCGCCCAAATCTCAGCATCAAAGACTTTATGAAAGCTATTCCTAAAGTAGAAAAATTCATGCAGCAATTTGAGCAAGAATTTGTAGACTGTGCTGAAATTAATTTGAAGTACGAGGGATACATTCGCAAAGAAAAAGATCAAGTTGAAAAAATTAACCGCTTAGAAAATGTGCGCTTATATGACATTGACTACTCAACCATCAAAGGGCTTTCTTCCGAAGCCGTGGAGAAGTTGAATCAGTTGCAGCCTGCAACTATTGGTCAAGCAAGTCGTATTAGTGGTGTTTCTCCTGCTGATGTATCTATTTTATTGGTCTATGTAGGACGCTAA
- a CDS encoding ankyrin repeat domain-containing protein — protein sequence MIQVLKSHSKNKDTDKVISLIHSNPEILNFRDYYGSSGLMIIAYNQLDKALEQALALKKTLSFHEAIVCGKIDAVKEHLRQYKSKGINALSQDGYPPLCLAALFHQTEIAKLLIEYGADVNLAAKNVSRVTPLQSAVAKENYELCTILLKAGANPNIAQMQNATALHSAVYRGNLALTKLLVENGAFITTKMYTGETAMSIAENKGYQEIKDYLLAAQADA from the coding sequence ATGATTCAAGTACTTAAATCACACAGCAAAAACAAGGATACTGACAAAGTCATTTCATTGATTCACTCTAATCCTGAAATTTTAAACTTTAGAGATTATTATGGTAGCTCAGGGCTGATGATTATTGCGTATAATCAGTTAGACAAAGCTCTAGAGCAAGCACTTGCCTTGAAAAAAACCTTATCGTTTCACGAAGCGATTGTTTGTGGTAAAATTGATGCGGTAAAAGAGCATCTACGACAGTATAAATCTAAAGGAATTAATGCTCTTTCTCAAGATGGTTATCCTCCTTTATGCTTAGCCGCTCTATTCCATCAAACAGAAATTGCAAAACTACTGATTGAATATGGTGCCGATGTCAATCTTGCTGCCAAGAACGTTTCTAGAGTCACACCTTTACAATCGGCTGTTGCCAAAGAAAACTACGAACTCTGTACGATTTTACTTAAAGCTGGTGCAAATCCTAACATTGCTCAAATGCAAAATGCCACAGCGCTGCATTCTGCGGTTTACAGAGGAAATTTAGCCTTGACAAAACTACTCGTTGAAAATGGTGCTTTTATTACAACAAAAATGTACACAGGAGAAACAGCCATGAGCATTGCAGAAAATAAAGGTTATCAAGAAATAAAAGACTACTTACTAGCAGCACAAGCCGATGCATAG
- a CDS encoding nucleotidyltransferase family protein yields the protein MKIPNTTIEDQLLVLLSYNNLTPSEKTKIEQLIPLISSWESFYNLARFNRIIPHIYRILKQENWWQQIPDHVQDKISERATEIQQINAARLQKAKPILKRFQEAGIEFVILKGVLFAETIYQNSFYKRMNDIDILVRKKSIPNILQIFEEEGLLCIGERIGGNPEKQLKTSHHLPPFIDRELQCMFGIQWGLKSPLTPYRLDYEAIWSRVRPFSFLGLNALQMCPEDNFHHICVHLGYYKNGLRDVFDIYNLLRKYEANFDWQLLETEVKKAGTERLMYFALSLTNPLYSNPTVSELIKKMEPQTSAYYKKGVAEKTKNLHTQLRIGTSYPTEVEKAISEFNATNQFKEKSYYFWLTWKYLLFPPMEEAKKMAANLYPNARQGVWIWWTRSYRMLEYIASEISWLLLFALMFKTWYDLLQCGWTNLFFKSSKISTKEKMNTLGISEEALERIKKRIQ from the coding sequence ATGAAAATACCAAATACAACCATAGAAGACCAGTTGTTGGTTTTGTTGAGTTATAATAACTTAACACCAAGCGAAAAAACGAAAATAGAACAACTTATTCCTTTGATCTCGTCTTGGGAGTCCTTTTATAACTTGGCTCGATTTAATAGGATCATACCTCATATCTACCGCATTCTGAAGCAAGAGAACTGGTGGCAACAGATACCAGACCATGTTCAAGATAAAATTAGTGAAAGAGCTACTGAAATTCAACAGATTAATGCAGCAAGATTACAGAAGGCAAAGCCAATCTTAAAACGCTTTCAAGAAGCAGGAATTGAGTTTGTGATTTTAAAAGGCGTTTTATTTGCAGAGACTATTTATCAAAATAGTTTTTATAAAAGAATGAATGACATTGATATTTTGGTTCGAAAAAAATCGATTCCCAACATTTTGCAAATATTTGAAGAAGAAGGCTTGTTGTGTATTGGAGAGCGCATTGGAGGAAACCCAGAGAAACAACTCAAAACATCTCATCATTTGCCCCCATTCATTGATCGAGAGTTACAATGTATGTTTGGGATACAGTGGGGGTTAAAATCTCCTTTAACCCCTTATCGATTAGATTATGAGGCAATATGGTCAAGAGTGCGCCCTTTTTCTTTTTTAGGCTTAAATGCCTTGCAGATGTGCCCAGAAGATAATTTTCATCATATTTGTGTGCATTTGGGCTATTATAAAAATGGGCTTAGAGATGTCTTTGATATTTATAACTTGTTACGAAAATATGAAGCTAATTTTGATTGGCAATTATTAGAAACCGAAGTGAAAAAGGCAGGAACAGAACGTTTGATGTATTTTGCGCTTTCGTTGACCAATCCATTATATTCTAACCCAACTGTGAGTGAGTTGATAAAAAAAATGGAACCCCAAACTTCTGCTTATTACAAAAAAGGTGTTGCAGAGAAAACAAAAAATTTGCATACTCAATTGAGAATTGGAACCTCCTATCCAACAGAAGTAGAAAAGGCAATTTCAGAGTTTAATGCCACCAATCAGTTCAAGGAAAAATCTTATTATTTTTGGTTAACTTGGAAATATTTGCTTTTTCCTCCAATGGAAGAGGCTAAGAAGATGGCTGCTAATTTATACCCTAATGCTAGACAAGGTGTTTGGATTTGGTGGACTCGATCTTATCGAATGTTAGAGTACATTGCGAGTGAAATTAGTTGGCTGTTGCTGTTTGCATTGATGTTTAAAACATGGTACGATTTACTTCAATGTGGTTGGACCAATTTGTTTTTTAAGTCCTCAAAAATTTCTACCAAAGAAAAAATGAACACCTTAGGTATATCAGAAGAAGCATTAGAACGCATCAAAAAAAGAATTCAATAA